In the genome of Leeuwenhoekiella sp. MAR_2009_132, one region contains:
- a CDS encoding ComEC/Rec2 family competence protein: MKGINTTILILLAGLLTGILCESYLSISHKALLLFLAGILILFTTVHFILKLKRAQHPITGVLAFLLFICLGVTVTQFNDPLKKTNHYTQVSSANSSQNLIFTIVEELKPGFYDGKYIARLNQTDSIFTTGFVLLNIKKDSTAQRSKLKVDDRIYVNQKLEKLTPARNPFQFDYAAYLNRKHIYAQITTTSKELIYLKKQEITLKGYAANSRSYLQQKINNYSFNKDSRAVLNALLLGQRQELSSDLQESYSNVGVIHILAVSGLHVGILMLLVQFLLKPLGNYKTSRILRCILVIAIIWTFALFTGSSPSVLRAATMFSFIQLGSLLGQRQASLNAIIISAFLLILINPGLIYEVGFQLSYTAVFFIIWLYPKFEKLWQPKNKILKYYWQLIVVSIAAQIGVLPLSLYYFHQFPGLFLVANMIILPVLGVLLIFGIVILILAGLNMLPAPVASAYDFLLTLLNTVIRYLAQFDSFLITNIYFSITLVFIGYAIIFSFGNLINKINYKRICIFLITLIALPTGLLVLRKQQSNSSLYILHQYNTSLLAKQDSNKKLLFYLPEDKKMSESIIKNFKENQFINSVQSRPLNNFYLVNSKKILRIDSLGIYDIPGLKPDLIILSQSPRINLDRLIHQFPEVKIIADGSNYKNYVMRWEATCRKKKIPFHNTYDMGFYKIE; this comes from the coding sequence GTGAAAGGTATAAATACTACTATACTTATACTTCTTGCCGGTCTTTTAACCGGCATTTTGTGTGAGTCTTATCTTTCAATATCTCATAAGGCACTATTATTATTCCTTGCTGGTATACTAATTCTCTTTACCACTGTACATTTTATTCTAAAACTAAAAAGAGCACAGCATCCTATTACAGGTGTTTTAGCATTTTTACTTTTTATATGTCTGGGGGTTACGGTCACTCAATTTAATGATCCGCTCAAAAAGACTAATCACTATACTCAGGTATCTTCAGCAAATAGTTCTCAGAATTTAATTTTTACTATTGTTGAAGAACTTAAGCCAGGCTTTTATGACGGCAAATATATAGCACGCCTAAATCAGACAGATTCCATTTTTACCACGGGGTTTGTACTTTTAAATATTAAAAAAGATAGTACAGCACAACGATCAAAATTAAAAGTTGATGATAGAATCTATGTAAATCAAAAGCTAGAAAAACTTACTCCAGCACGCAATCCGTTTCAATTTGATTATGCCGCTTATCTAAATAGGAAACATATTTATGCACAAATTACCACAACGTCTAAAGAACTGATATACCTCAAAAAACAGGAAATAACATTAAAAGGTTATGCTGCTAATAGCCGATCTTATCTGCAGCAGAAAATAAATAACTATTCATTTAATAAAGATTCTAGAGCTGTACTCAATGCGCTACTTTTAGGGCAGCGTCAAGAACTTTCAAGCGATTTACAAGAGAGTTACAGTAATGTGGGCGTAATACATATTCTCGCAGTTTCAGGATTGCACGTGGGCATTCTCATGCTGCTTGTTCAGTTTTTACTGAAACCATTAGGTAATTACAAAACAAGCCGGATTTTACGCTGTATTTTAGTAATCGCTATCATTTGGACATTTGCTCTATTTACAGGCTCATCGCCTTCTGTATTGCGCGCAGCAACTATGTTTAGCTTTATACAACTAGGCTCACTACTCGGCCAGCGGCAAGCTTCATTAAATGCAATAATTATATCTGCATTTCTATTAATTCTAATAAACCCCGGACTCATTTATGAAGTGGGTTTTCAACTAAGTTATACCGCAGTATTTTTTATCATTTGGTTGTATCCTAAATTTGAAAAGTTATGGCAACCCAAAAATAAAATTTTAAAATACTACTGGCAGCTTATTGTAGTAAGCATTGCTGCGCAAATAGGCGTATTACCTCTAAGTCTGTATTATTTCCATCAGTTTCCGGGATTATTTCTGGTGGCTAATATGATTATTCTACCCGTACTAGGTGTTCTCCTAATTTTCGGTATTGTAATACTTATTCTAGCTGGTTTGAACATGCTCCCTGCCCCTGTTGCTTCGGCGTATGATTTCTTGCTGACTCTGTTGAATACGGTAATACGCTACCTTGCTCAATTTGACTCATTCCTAATCACAAATATTTATTTTTCAATAACACTGGTGTTTATAGGGTATGCAATTATTTTTTCCTTCGGAAACCTTATAAATAAGATTAATTATAAACGTATTTGTATATTTCTAATAACACTTATAGCGCTTCCTACAGGCCTTCTAGTTTTAAGAAAACAACAATCAAACTCTTCGCTCTACATACTGCATCAATACAATACGAGTCTTTTAGCAAAACAAGATTCTAATAAAAAACTTCTATTTTATTTACCTGAAGACAAAAAAATGTCAGAATCTATTATCAAAAATTTTAAGGAAAATCAATTTATAAATAGTGTTCAAAGTAGACCTCTCAACAACTTCTATCTGGTAAACTCTAAGAAAATTCTACGCATAGATAGTCTTGGAATCTATGACATTCCCGGTTTAAAACCAGATTTAATCATTTTAAGTCAATCTCCCAGAATTAATCTTGACCGATTGATACATCAATTTCCTGAAGTTAAAATAATTGCAGACGGCAGTAATTACAAAAATTATGTGATGCGTTGGGAAGCTACGTGTAGAAAAAAGAAAATCCCATTTCACAATACGTATGATATGGGATTTTATAAAATAGAATAA
- a CDS encoding thioredoxin family protein, with product MQKLLIAAFLIVLSSSAMTAQKAIKWMSFNEALKAQKNEPRKIFMDVYTDWCGPCKLLDQNTFQNKDVAAYVNANYYAVKFNAEGTESIKYQDFTYTNPNYDPNRKGRNSQHLFAHALKINAYPSVVFFDEKGNLIQPLPGYKTPQQLEIFLKMIKTDAYKRITTAEAWQEYQSNFESKFKG from the coding sequence ATGCAAAAATTACTAATAGCTGCATTTCTTATAGTTTTGAGTTCATCAGCTATGACTGCTCAAAAAGCAATTAAATGGATGTCTTTTAATGAAGCACTTAAAGCTCAGAAAAATGAACCTCGTAAAATTTTTATGGATGTTTACACAGACTGGTGTGGACCGTGTAAATTATTAGATCAGAACACGTTTCAGAACAAAGATGTAGCAGCATATGTAAATGCAAATTATTATGCAGTAAAATTTAATGCCGAAGGTACAGAGTCTATAAAATATCAGGATTTTACTTATACAAATCCCAATTACGATCCTAATAGAAAAGGGCGTAACAGTCAACATTTATTTGCTCATGCCTTAAAAATAAACGCTTATCCCAGTGTAGTCTTTTTTGATGAAAAAGGAAATTTAATTCAACCACTTCCTGGTTATAAAACACCGCAGCAATTAGAGATATTTTTAAAAATGATTAAGACTGATGCTTATAAACGCATCACAACTGCTGAAGCATGGCAAGAATACCAGTCTAATTTTGAAAGTAAGTTTAAAGGCTAA
- a CDS encoding peptide MFS transporter, whose protein sequence is MATSSTEQFFKNPVLGHPAGLFVLFFTEMWERFSYYGMRALLVLFLTASLFDEGWAWPREHALALYGTYTSLVYLTPILGGYIADKIIGYRRAVVIGALLMTLGHAAMAVDTHFALYLGLFFLVVGNGFFKPTMTSIISQMYENHEHKKDGAYTIYYMGVNAGAFLGILLCGYTGEQWGWHWGFGLAGVFMFAGMLQFYFAQNIFGEVGKKPVKTNEDEVSFDASIKLNPFSTIDKVFIAISAIIGLVWIINDPMSKIGGTNVFDFEVGPLSGSNFMILFALVIFLILLVSRITRYAPLVRDRMIAVSIFAFFTIFFWAAFEQAGGSMTIFANDYTDRVLEGSAGTIFRIANTLITIVPLCVITWVLWMLFKQTFGKYKLANLILGGSFVIIWALVITMLYEQYTAEAPEVPASWFSVLNSLFIIIFAPLFSKLWESKYNPSVAVKYGIGLILLGVGFAALAYGASDIPQGAKIAAVSIIWLVLAYFFHTMGELCLSPVGLSYVSKLVPGRMIAMMYGVWYLAIAIGNKLAGSSGGMIDQITAEYSLSTFFLLFFFIPGGAGVLIILLHPLLKKLMHGIH, encoded by the coding sequence ATGGCTACATCATCTACAGAACAATTTTTCAAAAATCCGGTGTTGGGTCATCCCGCCGGATTATTTGTTTTATTCTTTACTGAAATGTGGGAGCGTTTTTCCTATTACGGAATGCGCGCACTTTTAGTGTTGTTTTTAACAGCTTCTCTTTTTGACGAGGGATGGGCCTGGCCTCGGGAGCACGCACTGGCATTGTATGGTACCTACACGTCATTAGTTTATCTAACTCCTATTTTAGGAGGTTATATAGCAGATAAAATCATTGGTTACAGAAGAGCGGTTGTTATTGGTGCTTTGCTAATGACCCTGGGTCACGCCGCAATGGCGGTAGATACACATTTTGCTTTATATCTGGGTTTATTTTTCTTAGTAGTGGGTAACGGCTTTTTTAAGCCTACGATGACTTCTATTATCTCTCAGATGTATGAGAACCACGAGCATAAAAAAGATGGTGCTTATACCATTTATTATATGGGTGTAAATGCCGGAGCGTTTCTAGGTATTTTATTATGCGGTTATACTGGTGAACAATGGGGGTGGCATTGGGGCTTTGGTCTTGCCGGTGTTTTTATGTTTGCCGGTATGCTTCAGTTTTATTTTGCACAGAACATTTTTGGTGAAGTAGGTAAGAAGCCTGTGAAAACAAACGAGGATGAGGTAAGTTTTGATGCTTCCATAAAATTAAATCCGTTTTCGACTATTGATAAAGTATTTATCGCAATAAGTGCAATTATAGGTTTGGTATGGATTATTAACGACCCAATGTCTAAAATAGGAGGTACTAATGTTTTTGATTTTGAAGTAGGACCACTTTCCGGAAGCAACTTTATGATCTTATTTGCACTGGTCATATTTTTAATATTATTGGTTTCCAGAATCACTAGATATGCACCTCTAGTACGTGATCGTATGATTGCCGTTTCAATATTTGCCTTTTTCACTATATTTTTCTGGGCAGCTTTTGAGCAGGCTGGAGGATCGATGACCATTTTTGCTAATGATTATACAGATCGCGTTTTAGAAGGCAGTGCGGGTACTATATTCAGAATTGCAAATACGCTAATCACAATAGTCCCATTGTGTGTAATAACATGGGTTTTATGGATGCTTTTTAAACAAACCTTCGGAAAATATAAACTTGCAAATCTTATACTTGGAGGAAGTTTTGTCATTATATGGGCGTTAGTAATTACAATGCTTTATGAGCAATATACTGCTGAAGCACCAGAAGTACCAGCTTCATGGTTTAGCGTTTTAAATTCACTTTTTATAATAATATTCGCACCGCTTTTTTCAAAATTATGGGAGAGCAAATACAACCCAAGTGTTGCGGTTAAATATGGCATAGGTCTTATCTTATTAGGAGTTGGTTTTGCTGCGTTAGCTTATGGTGCAAGTGATATTCCACAAGGTGCAAAAATTGCAGCAGTTAGCATTATATGGCTTGTACTGGCCTATTTTTTTCATACTATGGGAGAGCTTTGTCTATCGCCGGTAGGATTATCTTATGTGAGTAAGCTGGTTCCCGGAAGAATGATTGCGATGATGTATGGAGTGTGGTATCTTGCAATTGCGATAGGCAATAAACTTGCAGGAAGCAGTGGCGGGATGATAGATCAAATTACGGCAGAGTACTCGCTATCTACATTCTTCTTATTATTTTTCTTTATTCCGGGTGGGGCGGGTGTACTTATTATACTCTTACACCCTTTATTGAAAAAATTAATGCACGGAATTCACTAA
- a CDS encoding peptide MFS transporter, protein MAQSAQFTKQKELFGHPVGLYILFFTEMWERFSYYGMRALLVLYMTASTIQGTDARGTGLGWTDQEALALYGWYTMLVYVASIPGGMIADKLIGQKKAVLLGAIILCIGHGVLVLTDVWAFYTGLGLVIAGVGLLKPNISTMVGGLYREGDIRRDKGFSIFYIGINTGSLIATLIIGFVVAEYGWHAGFGLAGIAMVLGLIVYLYGQKYLKNVGSLLKAESKEDEISYGKLYGELFRSPMQLAVTGVLIIFSIVGWYFMDWGFGLLFLFITAIAALMMMIYKDLPSRIFKDRFMVLLLSFIMTIIFWGAFEQAGGLMNLYTDSKTDRMLFGWEVPTVMFQSLNAGFIIIFATIVANYWAKRKLKGKEASSILKMAMGIIIMGFGFLFMVFAVMEFEKSGTSSMLWLVFAYLFHTIGELCISPVTLSFITKLAPVKYASLLMGVYFAATGLGNKVAGLIGESASEFGEYSVFLGILIFTSAIGIVFILALIPLKRLTHGAEDNEREILEQEDYELADPKINN, encoded by the coding sequence ATGGCACAATCAGCACAATTTACCAAACAAAAAGAATTGTTTGGACATCCGGTAGGACTATACATTTTATTTTTCACAGAAATGTGGGAGCGTTTTTCCTATTACGGGATGCGTGCATTATTGGTACTTTATATGACTGCTTCAACTATTCAGGGAACAGATGCTAGAGGAACAGGATTGGGGTGGACAGATCAAGAAGCGTTGGCATTATACGGCTGGTACACCATGTTAGTTTATGTAGCATCAATACCGGGAGGTATGATCGCAGATAAATTAATAGGTCAGAAAAAGGCCGTTCTTTTAGGTGCTATAATTTTATGTATAGGTCACGGCGTTTTAGTGCTTACAGATGTCTGGGCTTTTTATACCGGTCTGGGTCTTGTAATTGCTGGAGTAGGATTATTAAAACCTAATATCTCTACAATGGTAGGTGGCCTTTACAGAGAAGGAGATATTAGAAGAGATAAAGGATTTAGTATTTTTTATATAGGTATTAATACAGGTTCACTAATTGCAACTTTAATCATAGGCTTTGTAGTAGCTGAATATGGCTGGCATGCAGGGTTTGGTCTTGCAGGTATTGCCATGGTTCTAGGGTTAATTGTGTATTTATATGGCCAAAAATATTTAAAAAACGTAGGAAGTTTATTAAAAGCTGAAAGTAAAGAGGACGAGATTTCCTACGGAAAACTTTATGGAGAACTATTTAGATCTCCAATGCAACTTGCAGTTACAGGTGTTTTAATAATTTTTTCAATTGTAGGCTGGTATTTTATGGACTGGGGATTTGGTCTTTTATTTTTATTTATAACAGCAATAGCCGCTTTAATGATGATGATCTATAAAGATCTTCCATCACGTATTTTTAAAGATCGTTTTATGGTCTTATTACTTTCTTTTATTATGACCATAATCTTCTGGGGCGCATTTGAGCAAGCCGGTGGATTAATGAATTTATATACAGATTCTAAAACAGACCGAATGTTATTTGGCTGGGAAGTGCCCACTGTAATGTTTCAAAGTTTAAATGCCGGTTTCATCATCATTTTTGCAACGATAGTAGCTAACTATTGGGCTAAGCGAAAGCTTAAAGGAAAAGAAGCTAGCTCAATTTTAAAAATGGCAATGGGTATTATTATAATGGGCTTTGGCTTCTTATTTATGGTATTTGCTGTTATGGAATTTGAGAAATCTGGAACTTCAAGTATGCTTTGGTTAGTTTTTGCATACCTGTTTCATACTATAGGAGAACTATGTATCTCGCCGGTAACGCTTTCTTTTATTACAAAACTCGCACCGGTTAAATATGCGTCACTGCTTATGGGTGTGTATTTTGCAGCCACAGGTCTTGGTAATAAAGTTGCAGGTCTTATTGGAGAATCAGCAAGTGAATTTGGTGAATACTCGGTATTCCTGGGTATTTTAATATTTACAAGTGCAATAGGAATTGTATTTATTTTAGCTTTAATACCATTAAAGAGACTTACGCACGGTGCAGAAGACAATGAGCGCGAGATTTTAGAGCAAGAAGATTATGAACTTGCAGATCCTAAAATCAATAATTAA